The region ACGCAGCCTGAGTTTTGGCTCAAATTTGGCACACGTTTCTATTGCCCTCATTCAGAGTAAGGTTGCTGACTATTTCCATGTTACTGTCTCTGACTTAAAAGGTAAAAAACGAGTAAAATCAATCGTAACACCACGTCAAATCGCGATGTACCTTGCACGCGATCTAACCGATAACTCACTTCCGCAAATTGGAACTGAATTCGGCGGCAAAGATCATACAACGGTAATTCATGCTTACGAAAAAGTAAAAGATGACCTTGAAAATGACGAAGATTTGCAACGTCAAATTGGGGATTTGAAAAGTGAGTTAAAAGCTTAATTTGTGGATAAATGTTAATAACTACTAAAAGTTATCCACAAGTTATCCACAAGGATTTTCCATTAGTATCAAGGGTTCAATAGAGTTTTCCACAGAATCCACAGCCCTTATTACTACTATTATCTTTATATATATAATTAATATAAATAAAAAGCACCTAACACAAAGGAGTTTTCAATAATGAAATTTACAATCTCACGAAATGCATTCATTAAAAAATTAAATGCCGTTCAAAGAGCAATATCATCTAAAACGACAATTCCAATTTTGACTGGATTAAAATTAGTTGCTGAAAATGATCGATTAATTTTGACTGGAAGTAACACAGATATTTCAATCGAAACAACTATACAAACTACAGACGTTGACGCCCATTTGGAAATTGTTGAAACTGGGTCAATTGTGCTAACTGCCCGTTTCTTTGGGGAAATTGTTAAAAAATTACCAAACGATACTTTGATGTTAGAGGTTTCTGATGGATTCCAAACAATTATTACTTCTGGTGCTGCTGAATTTACAATTAATGGATTAGATGCAAATAGTTTCCCTCGACTACCAGAAGTGGATAGCGATACGACCGTTGAATTAGACGCGAAAGTCTTTAGCGAACTAGTAAGTGAAACTGTAATTGCTGTTTCTAACCAGGAAAGTCGCCCAGTGTTAACTGGAATTCATTTCACATTGTCTGGAAATAAACTCTCTGCAGTAGCAACAGACAGCCATCGGTTAAGTCAACGAATCATAACGTTGCCTACTGAAATCAGCTCAAATTATGACATTATTATTCCCGGCAAAAGTTTGGTTGAATTAACTCGTATGTTGGACGATGATATCGCAACAATTTCAATGCAAATTTCAGAAAATCAGGCCTTATTTACATTCGATGAAACTTTGTTCTATTCACGTTTGTTGGAAGGAAACTATCCAGATACATCTCGTTTAATTCCGACTGAATCTTCAACTACATTGGAATTTGAAGCACCTGAGTTACTAGCATCAATCGAACGGGCATCATTGTTATCACATGAAGGACGGAACAACGTAGTTAAATTAACCATTGATGATAACGCGCAAACAGTTGTTATTTCTGGGGATTCGCCAGAGGTTGGTAATGTTGAAGAAGAAGTTCTTACCAAATCAATTGCTGGTGAAAGTTTAGAAATTTCGTTTAATCCTGATTATCTAAAAGACGCTTTACGGTCGTTCGGGCAAACGACAATTAAAGTTGAATTCACGTCAGCGTTACGTCCATTTACATTGGTGCCCACGGAAGATCAAGAAAACTTTGTTCAGTTGATCACTCCGGTTAGAACCTTTTAAAGGTTATTAATTAAATTTATAACTATACTAAAAACCTATAACTAATATTTATTTGCTGATTAATGTTTTAGAAAATATACGTTTATAGCCGAAAACCAGGTAGTTAACACTGCGTGGTTTTTTTGTTTGCATAAATTATTAAAAGTTGTAAATATTAACGCTAAAATTTGTGAAATTTAATATATGCCAGTTTAAGAAAAAATAGCCTTAAATAAATAAAAAACACTCAGAGGGGGTATAAGGGCTAAAAACGCCTTTAAATTGCGTAGAAATTGTATTTTTACTTATAAAAAGGTATAATATTAAGTATTGTGAGGGTGAATTTATGGAAAAAATAATCAAAATTAATACACCGTTCATTACATTAGGACAAATGTTGAAAGAAGAAGCCATAATTGGGTCTGGTGGACAGGCTAAATGGTTCTTGAGAGAAAACATTGTACTGGTAAATAGTGAACATGATGATCGCCGAGGTCGTAAACTATATCCAGATGATGTGATTGAGGTCCCAGGTGAAGGTGTATTTAAGATTGCAGCGAAGAATAGTTAAGTAATGTACTTAGAAACGTTAGAGCTGCATAATTTTAGGAATTATGATGATTTGAACGTTGAATTCGGTTCAGGTGTGAACGTTTTACTGGGTGAAAATGCACAGGGTAAGACGAACTTGCTTGAATCGATTTACTTTCTGGCTTTCTCTAGAAGTCATCGAACTAACAATGATCATGATTTGGTCAATTGGGAGGGACATGACGCCCGCGTATTAGGAACTATTCGCAAGAAACATACTTCGGTTCCGTTAGAAATTGATATAACGGCAAAAGGAAAGAAAGCTAAGGTGAATCATCTTGAGCAGGGCAAGCTTTCACAATACATTGGACAGTTGAATGTAATTTTATTTGCACCGGAAGATCTATCAATTGTTAAGGGTGCGCCATCTGTTAGGCGACGCTTTATTGACATGGAATTTGGGCAAATGAGTCCAAAGTATTTATACAATTCATCACAGTATCGGAGTGTCTTAAAACAACGTAATCAATATCTACGACAATTACAGTTTAAAGAGCACCCGGATTTGGTGTACTTGGATGTTTTGACTGAGCAACTTGCTGCTTTTGGAGCCGAGATTGTTTTTCAGCGGATCGCCTTTTTAAAAAAGTTGGAAAAATGGTCGCAGGTTATTCATAACGAGATTTCCCAAGGACAAGAGATATTACGATTTCAGTATGTAATGCCCTTAAAAGAGAATCAAGCATCTTCAGTGGAGTCAATTTATGATGGGTTGCAGAACTTGTTTAAGCGACAACGTGATAAAGAAGTTCAACAGGGTAAAACAATGATTGGGCCACATTTGGACGATGTTCGTTTTATTGTGAATGATAAGAATGTTTCAACTTTTGGTTCTCAAGGACAACAACGGACGACAGCATTGAGTGTTAAATTAGCTGAGATTGATCTAATGCAAGAGGAAACGGGTGAATATCCAGTGTTGTTACTGGATGACGTTCTTTCAGAGCTGGATGATAGTCGTCAAACACATCTGTTGACGGCAATTCAAAATAAGGTTCAGACCTTCATTACGACAACCAGTTTAAGTGGTGTAGCTCAACAATTAATCAATGAACCACATGTCTTTAATATTAATCATGGGGATTTAAAAGAAACTAAGGAGGAATAGCGCGTGGCAGACGAACAAGAAACCAAAGCAGAATTAGCAAAGGAATATGATGCCAGCCAAATCCAAGTGTTAGAGGGTTTGGAGGCCGTTCGTAAACGACCAGGTATGTACATCGGGTCAACCAGTTCACAAGGATTGCATCATTTGGTCTGGGAGATAATTGATAATGGTATTGATGAAGCCCTAGCTGGATTTGCTGATCGAATTGATGTGATTGTCGAAAAAGATAACAGTATCACAGTTACTGATAACGGTCGTGGAATTCCGGTTGATATTCAAAAGAAAACTGGGAAACCTGCGTTGGAAACTGTTTTTACCGTTTTACATGCTGGTGGTAAATTTGGCGGAGGCGGTTATAAAGTTTCCGGCGGATTGCATGGTGTAGGTGCCTCGGTTGTAAACGCGTTATCAACTGAATTAGATGCTCGTGTTTTACGTAATGGTAAGATTTACTATATTGATTTTGCGTTGGGGAAAGTTAAAACACCAATGCGAATCGAGGGTGATACGGATCCAGAAGCACGTGGAACGATTGTTCATTTTGTACCAGATCCAGATATTTTTCAAGAAACAACAACATTTGATATTAAGGTATTAAGAACTCGAATTAGGGAACTTGCTTTCTTGAATAAGGGATTACGAATCACTTTGAAGGATATGCGTCCCGAAACACCGACGGAAGATAATTTTCACTACGAAGGTGGAATTAAGCACTATGTTGAGTTTTTAAACGAAGGCAAAGATGTTATTTTCCCTGAACCAATCTATGTTGAAGGTGTAACAAAGGGAATTACAGTTGAAGTCGCTTTACAGTATACGGACGGATTCCAAAGTAAATTACTAACTTTTACTAATAATATTCACACATACGAAGGTGGTACTCACGAAGAAGGATTTAAGCGAGCACTTACGAGAGTAATTAATGACTACGCCAAGTCGAGTGGCATCTTGAAAGATAGTGATGACAATTTATCTGGGGATGATGTACGTGAAGGATTGACGGCAGTTGTGAGTGTTAAGCATCCTGATCCTCAATTTGAGGGACAGACTAAAACGAAGCTTGGTAACTCGGACGCTAGAACGGCGGT is a window of Pediococcus claussenii ATCC BAA-344 DNA encoding:
- the recF gene encoding DNA replication/repair protein RecF (All proteins in this family for which functions are known are DNA-binding proteins that assist the filamentation of RecA onto DNA for the initiation of recombination or recombinational repair.), whose translation is MYLETLELHNFRNYDDLNVEFGSGVNVLLGENAQGKTNLLESIYFLAFSRSHRTNNDHDLVNWEGHDARVLGTIRKKHTSVPLEIDITAKGKKAKVNHLEQGKLSQYIGQLNVILFAPEDLSIVKGAPSVRRRFIDMEFGQMSPKYLYNSSQYRSVLKQRNQYLRQLQFKEHPDLVYLDVLTEQLAAFGAEIVFQRIAFLKKLEKWSQVIHNEISQGQEILRFQYVMPLKENQASSVESIYDGLQNLFKRQRDKEVQQGKTMIGPHLDDVRFIVNDKNVSTFGSQGQQRTTALSVKLAEIDLMQEETGEYPVLLLDDVLSELDDSRQTHLLTAIQNKVQTFITTTSLSGVAQQLINEPHVFNINHGDLKETKEE
- the yaaA gene encoding S4 domain-containing protein YaaA, giving the protein MEKIIKINTPFITLGQMLKEEAIIGSGGQAKWFLRENIVLVNSEHDDRRGRKLYPDDVIEVPGEGVFKIAAKNS
- the dnaN gene encoding DNA polymerase III subunit beta — its product is MKFTISRNAFIKKLNAVQRAISSKTTIPILTGLKLVAENDRLILTGSNTDISIETTIQTTDVDAHLEIVETGSIVLTARFFGEIVKKLPNDTLMLEVSDGFQTIITSGAAEFTINGLDANSFPRLPEVDSDTTVELDAKVFSELVSETVIAVSNQESRPVLTGIHFTLSGNKLSAVATDSHRLSQRIITLPTEISSNYDIIIPGKSLVELTRMLDDDIATISMQISENQALFTFDETLFYSRLLEGNYPDTSRLIPTESSTTLEFEAPELLASIERASLLSHEGRNNVVKLTIDDNAQTVVISGDSPEVGNVEEEVLTKSIAGESLEISFNPDYLKDALRSFGQTTIKVEFTSALRPFTLVPTEDQENFVQLITPVRTF
- the gyrB gene encoding DNA topoisomerase (ATP-hydrolyzing) subunit B yields the protein MADEQETKAELAKEYDASQIQVLEGLEAVRKRPGMYIGSTSSQGLHHLVWEIIDNGIDEALAGFADRIDVIVEKDNSITVTDNGRGIPVDIQKKTGKPALETVFTVLHAGGKFGGGGYKVSGGLHGVGASVVNALSTELDARVLRNGKIYYIDFALGKVKTPMRIEGDTDPEARGTIVHFVPDPDIFQETTTFDIKVLRTRIRELAFLNKGLRITLKDMRPETPTEDNFHYEGGIKHYVEFLNEGKDVIFPEPIYVEGVTKGITVEVALQYTDGFQSKLLTFTNNIHTYEGGTHEEGFKRALTRVINDYAKSSGILKDSDDNLSGDDVREGLTAVVSVKHPDPQFEGQTKTKLGNSDARTAVNEVFAETFNKFLLENPSVAHQIVDKGILASKARIAAKRAREVTRKKSGLELNNLPGKLADNTSKDPKISELFIVEGDSAGGSAKSGRSRLTQAILPIRGKILNVEKATLDRVLANEEIRSLFTALGTGFGEEFDVSKAKYHKLIIMTDADVDGAHIRTLLLTLFYRYMRPMIDAGFVYIAQPPLYQVRQGKMSRYIDSDEELDEVIGQLPPSPKPVIQRYKGLGEMDAEQLWETTMDPENRRLLRVSAEDADSASADFEMLMGDKVEPRRKFIEDNAVYVQNLDI